From the Ammospiza caudacuta isolate bAmmCau1 chromosome 26, bAmmCau1.pri, whole genome shotgun sequence genome, one window contains:
- the TMEM230 gene encoding transmembrane protein 230 — protein MMPSRTNLSAGIPSSKVKYSKLSSTDDGYIDLQFKKSPPKIPYKAIALAVVLFMIGTFLIIIGALLLAGYISKGETDRAIPVLIIGILVFLPGFYHLRIAYYASKGYRGYSYDDIPDFDD, from the exons ATGATGCCGTCCAGGACCAATCTCTCTGCTGGGATCCCCAGTAGCAAAGTGAAATATTCCAAACTCTCCAGCACCGATGATGGGTACATTGACCTGCAG TTCAAGAAGAgcccacccaaaatcccctacAAGGCCATCGCACTGGCCGTGGTGCTCTTCATGATCGGGACCTTCCTCATCATCATcggagccctgctgctggcagggtaCATCAGCAAAGGG GAGACCGACCGCGCCATCCCCGTGCTCATCATCGGCATCCTGGTGTTCCTGCCCGGCTTCTACCACCTGCGCATCGCCTACTACGCCTCCAAGGGCTACCGGGGCTACTCCTACGACGACATCCCCGACTTCGACGACTGA
- the PCNA gene encoding proliferating cell nuclear antigen → MFEARLVQGSVLKRVLEALKDLITEACWDLGSGGISLQSMDSSHVSLVQLTLRSEGFDTYRCDRNIAMGVNLSSMSKILKCAGNEDIITLRAEDNADTLALVFEAPNQEKVSDYEMKLMDLDVEQLGIPEQEYSCVVKMPSAEFARICRDLSHIGDAVVISCAKDGVKFSANGELGNGNIKLSQTSNVDKEEEAVTIEMNEPVQLTFALRYLNFFTKATPLSPTVTLSMSADVPLVVEYKIADMGHLKYYLAPKIEDQQDGS, encoded by the exons ATGTTCGAGGCGCGGCTGGTGCAGGGCTCGGTGCTCAAGCGAGTGCTGGAGGCCCTGAAGGACCTCATCACCGAGGCCTGCTGGGACCTGGGCTCGGGCGGCATCAGCCTGCAGAGCATGGACTCCTCGCACGTCTCGCTGGTGCAGCTCACGCTGCGATCGGAGGGCTTCGACACCTACCGCTGCGACCGCAACATCGCCATGGGCGTCAACCTGTCCAG CATGTCCAAGATCCTGAAGTGTGCAGGGAACGAGGACATCATCACCCTGCGGGCCGAGGACAACGCCGACACCCTGGCCCTGGTGTTCGAGGCACCCA ACCAGGAGAAGGTTTCTGATTACGAGATGAAGCTGATGGATCTCGACGTGGAGCAGCTGGGAATCCCA gagcaggagtACAGCTGCGTGGTGAAGATGCCCTCGGCGGAGTTCGCGCGCATCTGCCGGGACCTGAGCCACATCGGCGACGCCGTGGTCATCTCGTGCGCCAAGGACGGCGTCAAGTTCTCCGCCAACGGCGAGCTGGGCAACGGCAACATCAAACTGTCCCAGACCAGCAACGtggacaaggaggaggaggcc gTCACAATAGAGATGAACGAGCCCGTGCAGCTGACCTTCGCCCTGAGGTACCTGAACTTCTTCACCAAGGCCACCCCCCTGTCCCCCACGGTCACACTCAGCATGTCTGCAGACGTTCCTCTGG TTGTGGAGTACAAGATTGCTGACATGGGACACCTCAAGTACTACCTGGCCCCCAAGATCGAGGACCAGCAGGATGGCTCCTaa
- the CDS2 gene encoding phosphatidate cytidylyltransferase 2, with product MSEARLRPGRGPGGARDPQDKESESENRLDGETASDSESKSEFGGSSPVPTSDDTPEVLNRALSNLSSRWKNWWVRGILTLAMITFFFIIIYLGPMVLMTIVMCVQIKCFHEIITIGYNVYHSYDLPWFRTLSWYFLLCVNYFFYGETVTDYFFTLVQREEPLRILSKYHRFISFALYLTGFCMFVLSLVKKHYRLQFYMFGWTHVTLLIVVTQSHLIIHNLFEGMIWFIVPISCVICNDIMAYMFGFFFGRTPLIKLSPKKTWEGFIGGFFSTVLFGLLLSYVMSGYRCFTCPVEFNNDTNSFTVDCEPSELFQLQEYNVPVLLHSVLGWRTVRMYPFQIHSIALSTFASLIGPFGGFFASGFKRAFKIKDFANTIPGHGGIMDRFDCQYLMATFVNVYIASFIRGPNPSKLIQQFLTLRPEQQLHIFNTLKAHLVDRGVLASLEDA from the exons ATGAGCGAGGCGCGGCTgcggcccgggcgcggccccggcggggcCCGAGACCCCCAGGACAAG gagtcAGAGTCTGAGAACAGGCTGGATGGAGAGACAGCGTCAGACAGCGAGAGCAAGTCCGAGTTCGGGGGGTCCTCGCCTGTGCCCACCTCAGATGACACCCCAGAGGTGCTGAACAGGGCCCTGTCCAACCTGTCCTCGAG ATGGAAGAACTGGTGGGTGAGAGGGATCCTCACGCTGGCCATGatcaccttcttcttcatcaTCATCTACCTGGGCCCCATGGTGCTGATGACGATA GTGATGTGTGTGCAGATCAAATGCTTCCACGAGATCATCACCATCGGCTACAACGTGTACCACTCCTACGACCTGCCCTGGTTCAGGACGCTcagctg gtaTTTCCTGCTGTGTGTGAATTATTTCTTCTACGGGGAGACGGTCACTGATTATTTCTTCACGCTGGTGCAGAGGGAGGAGCCGCTGAGGATCCTCAGCAAATACCATCGCTTCATCTCCTTCGCCCTCTACCTCACAg GGTTCTGCATGTTTGTGCTGAGCCTGGTGAAGAAGCACTACCGCCTGCAGTTCTACATG TTTGGCTGGACCCACGTGACGTTGCTGATCGTGGTCACCCAGTCCCACCTCATCATCCACAACCTGTTTGAAGGAATGATCTG GTTCATCGTGCCCATCTCCTGTGTGATCTGCAATGACATCATGGCCTACATGTTCGGCTTCTTCTTCGGCCGCACGCCGCTCATcaag CTCTCCCCAAAGAAGACCTGGGAGGGTTTTattggaggatttttttccactgttctCTTTGGGTTGCTG ctgtccTACGTGATGTCGGGGTACCGCTGCTTCACGTGCCCCGTGGAGTTCAACAACGACACCAACAGCTTCACCGTGGACTGCGAGCCCTCGgagctgttccagctgcaggagtaCAACGTCCCCGTGCTGCTGCACTCCGTGCTGGGCTGG agGACCGTGAGGATGTACCCCTTCCAGATCCACAGCATCGCCCTCTCCACCTTCGCCTCCCTCATCGGGCCCTTCGGCGGCTTCTTCGCCAGCGGCTTCAAGAGGGCCTTCAAAATCAAG gactTTGCCAACACCATCCCAGGCCACGGGGGCATCATGGATCGCTTCGACTGCCAGTACCTGATGGCCACCTTTGTCAACGTCTACATTGCCAGCTTCATCAG GGGCCCCAACCCCAGCAAGCTGATCCAGCAGTTCCTGACCCTgaggccagagcagcagctgcacatcttcaaCACCCTCAAAGCTCACCTGGTGGACAGGGGAGTGCTGGCCAGCCTGGAGGATGCATAG